In the Chitinispirillum alkaliphilum genome, GACACGACGTCACAAATAACCGACACGACGTCACAAATAACCGACATGATGTCACAAATAACCGACATGATGTCACAAATAACCGACATGATGTCACAAATAACCGACATGATGTCACAAATAACCGACATGATGTCACAAATAACCGACACGATGTCACAAATAACCGACACGATGTCACAAATAACCGACACGATGTCACAAATAACCGACACGATGTCACAAATAACCGACACGATGTCACAAATAACCGACATGATGTC is a window encoding:
- a CDS encoding putative repeat-containing protein, with amino-acid sequence MSRICDIVSRICDIMSRICDIMSVICDIMSVICDIMSVICDIMSVICDIMSVICDIMSVICDIVSVICDIVSVICDIVSVICDIVSVICDIVSVICDIMSVICDIMSVICDIMSVICDIMSVICDIMSVICDVVSVICDVVSRICDVVSRISDIMSGGSVFWGFYR